A part of Desulfovibrio psychrotolerans genomic DNA contains:
- a CDS encoding HDOD domain-containing protein, with protein MMWETRFSANARTGGGQELAEEAGRICERRFRHADAGHPATQELRRLAERWCVRDLTAGRRPFAFVHTPEATGACGAEGGGRPCAPGLHGLPSVHGLQDSAGEREDPLDVLQTDFSLPSLPLVVMELQKTVADPESSAADVAAVVAKDAGLTAFLLRLVNSAFYSFPSQIDTISRAVAIVGTRQLGQLALGACVMDMFRHVPGKVMDLTAFWKHSIAVGMLSRRLAERVRLPEPERFFVCGLLHDIGFVMLCAAKPRKAAEVLRVAQERSVPLFVAEAEVMGYDHARLGGMLLRKWNFPFPLAAGVLHHHLPEKSAQFTEPLIVHVADVMAKALGICATPEAYVPPLSPDAWSRTGLAPEDLGAVERGLYEVLEDMCRSLLG; from the coding sequence ATGATGTGGGAAACGCGATTTTCCGCCAATGCACGGACGGGCGGCGGGCAGGAGCTGGCCGAAGAAGCCGGACGGATATGCGAGAGGCGGTTCCGCCACGCCGATGCCGGACATCCGGCAACGCAGGAGTTGCGACGGCTGGCGGAACGCTGGTGTGTTAGAGATTTGACGGCGGGCAGGCGTCCCTTTGCGTTTGTGCATACGCCGGAGGCAACGGGAGCGTGCGGTGCTGAAGGGGGCGGACGTCCTTGTGCGCCCGGTCTGCATGGCTTGCCCAGTGTGCATGGCTTGCAGGATTCCGCCGGTGAGCGGGAGGACCCGCTGGACGTGTTGCAGACCGACTTCAGCCTGCCTTCGCTGCCGCTGGTGGTGATGGAACTGCAGAAGACCGTGGCTGACCCGGAGAGTTCCGCAGCCGATGTGGCAGCCGTGGTTGCCAAGGATGCAGGGTTGACGGCTTTTTTGCTGCGTCTGGTAAACAGCGCGTTCTACAGTTTTCCTTCTCAGATAGACACCATATCCCGCGCTGTGGCGATTGTGGGCACGCGGCAACTGGGACAACTGGCTCTAGGCGCCTGTGTCATGGACATGTTCCGGCATGTGCCGGGCAAGGTCATGGATCTGACGGCGTTCTGGAAGCACTCCATAGCCGTGGGTATGCTTTCGCGCCGCCTTGCGGAACGCGTGCGGCTGCCTGAGCCGGAAAGGTTTTTTGTCTGCGGCCTGCTGCACGATATCGGATTTGTGATGCTGTGCGCGGCAAAACCGCGTAAAGCCGCCGAGGTGTTGCGCGTGGCGCAGGAGCGGTCCGTTCCCCTGTTTGTTGCCGAGGCAGAAGTGATGGGTTACGACCATGCCCGTCTGGGCGGTATGCTGCTGCGCAAATGGAATTTCCCCTTCCCGCTGGCGGCGGGGGTGCTGCACCATCATCTGCCGGAAAAGTCTGCGCAGTTCACGGAGCCGCTTATTGTGCATGTGGCGGATGTGATGGCCAAGGCACTGGGGATTTGTGCCACGCCGGAGGCGTATGTGCCGCCGCTGAGCCCGGACGCGTGGAGTCGCACCGGGCTTGCACCCGAAGACCTGGGGGCTGTGGAGCGCGGGTTGTATGAGGTGCTGGAGGATATGTGCCGCTCCCTGCTGGGCTGA